In Nocardioides sp. zg-1228, a single window of DNA contains:
- a CDS encoding glycine betaine ABC transporter substrate-binding protein — translation MHARRPLLAVTALALTALLVGCAGDDLAAEDDAPTSGSGGGEGTSVVIGSQSFDEAALVTAMYQQVLESQGYDVETRLVDTRPVYLNEMPDSVQIAPEYVAGIVDQLNTDANGPDAKPLSTSDAQETIDAGATLLEDKGITLLEPSEAFSANGYFASQEFSDDQGVTKLSDLEGEAVTLAAAPDCKGRTDCEKGLVDTYGIDITLEPLGYASTETFQAVLDGEAQLGQTSTLDGTLEEQGLLLLEDDLGIQPAQNLVPAVSTEFLADNPDVEGALDDLMAALDNDTLGELLVSVQVDREQPDDVAKEFLESEGLI, via the coding sequence ATGCACGCACGACGTCCGCTGCTGGCGGTGACCGCTCTTGCCCTGACCGCTCTCCTCGTCGGGTGCGCCGGCGACGACCTCGCCGCGGAGGACGACGCGCCGACCTCGGGCTCCGGCGGGGGCGAGGGCACGTCCGTCGTGATCGGCAGCCAGAGCTTCGACGAGGCCGCGCTCGTGACCGCGATGTACCAGCAGGTGCTCGAGTCGCAGGGCTACGACGTCGAGACCCGCCTGGTCGACACCCGCCCGGTCTACCTCAACGAGATGCCCGACTCCGTCCAGATCGCCCCGGAGTACGTCGCCGGCATCGTCGACCAGCTCAACACCGACGCCAACGGCCCCGACGCCAAGCCGCTGTCGACGAGCGACGCGCAGGAGACGATCGACGCGGGCGCCACGCTGCTCGAGGACAAGGGCATCACCCTGCTCGAGCCGTCGGAGGCGTTCTCGGCCAACGGCTACTTCGCCAGCCAGGAGTTCTCCGACGACCAGGGCGTCACCAAGCTCTCCGACCTCGAGGGCGAGGCGGTGACCCTGGCCGCCGCGCCCGACTGCAAGGGCCGCACCGACTGCGAGAAGGGCCTCGTCGACACCTACGGCATCGACATCACCCTCGAGCCGCTCGGCTACGCCTCCACCGAGACGTTCCAGGCGGTGCTCGACGGGGAGGCGCAGCTCGGCCAGACCAGCACCCTCGACGGCACCTTGGAGGAGCAGGGCCTGCTGCTGCTCGAGGACGACTTGGGCATCCAGCCCGCGCAGAACCTCGTCCCGGCGGTGTCGACGGAGTTCCTGGCCGACAACCCCGATGTCGAGGGCGCGCTCGACGACCTGATGGCCGCGCTCGACAACGACACCCTCGGCGAGCTGCTGGTCAGCGTCCAGGTCGACCGCGAGCAGCCGGACGACGTGGCCAAGGAGTTCCTGGAGTCCGAGGGCCTGATCTGA
- a CDS encoding glycosyltransferase family 2 protein produces MRLFSRAPLLGVVVPAWGVEDYLDDCVRSLLAQTHTRWEAVVVDDGATDRTGEIADEWARRDRRITVVHSANGGLGAARNLGVQHVRGDFLAFLDSDDVLPPTAYADLLGALAGSGSDFATGSIVRWEDDALVEPPWMRRLHRPLRGARIEERPEILGDVFAWNKVWRRSFWDAAGLSWPEGTRYEDQPTTTRSFLDGSFDVLDEVVYRWRIREGSITQTRAASLQDLADRWETKRMSLASVRAHGSPEVEAVFVDRVLAGDLWRYFLLVPGCTPEWWRLLRSGVLELWGRRSLVHSGLPPVHRLAGWLVEQDRRADVTALMEWVARLDGPAPRVQDVATGAWRLSVPHSVLDETTVPPEALALRPHEV; encoded by the coding sequence ATGAGGCTCTTCTCCCGCGCTCCCCTGCTCGGCGTGGTGGTCCCGGCGTGGGGCGTGGAGGACTACCTCGACGACTGCGTCCGCTCCCTGCTCGCCCAGACGCACACGCGCTGGGAGGCGGTGGTCGTCGACGACGGCGCGACCGACCGCACGGGCGAGATCGCCGACGAGTGGGCCCGCCGCGACCGGCGCATCACCGTCGTGCACTCGGCCAACGGCGGCCTGGGCGCCGCCCGCAACCTCGGCGTGCAGCACGTCCGCGGCGACTTCCTCGCCTTCCTCGACTCCGACGACGTGCTGCCGCCCACGGCGTACGCCGACCTGCTCGGCGCGCTCGCCGGGTCGGGCTCGGACTTCGCGACCGGCTCGATCGTGCGCTGGGAGGACGACGCCCTGGTCGAGCCGCCGTGGATGCGCCGGCTGCACCGGCCGCTGCGCGGCGCCCGGATCGAGGAGCGGCCCGAGATCCTCGGCGACGTCTTCGCCTGGAACAAGGTCTGGCGCCGCTCCTTCTGGGACGCAGCCGGCCTGTCGTGGCCCGAGGGCACGCGCTACGAGGACCAGCCGACCACCACCCGCTCGTTCCTCGACGGCAGCTTCGACGTGCTGGACGAGGTGGTCTACCGCTGGCGGATCCGCGAGGGGTCGATCACCCAGACGCGGGCGGCGTCGCTGCAGGACCTCGCCGACCGGTGGGAGACCAAGCGGATGTCGCTGGCCTCGGTGCGCGCCCACGGCTCGCCGGAGGTCGAGGCGGTCTTCGTCGACCGGGTGCTGGCCGGCGACCTGTGGCGCTACTTCCTGCTCGTGCCCGGGTGCACCCCGGAGTGGTGGCGGCTGCTGCGCTCCGGCGTGCTGGAGCTGTGGGGGCGCCGGTCGCTGGTGCACAGCGGCCTGCCGCCCGTGCACCGGCTGGCCGGCTGGCTCGTCGAGCAGGACCGCCGCGCCGACGTCACGGCCCTCATGGAGTGGGTCGCGCGGCTCGACGGTCCCGCCCCGCGCGTGCAGGACGTCGCAACGGGCGCGTGGCGGCTGTCGGTGCCGCACTCGGTGCTCGACGAGACCACCGTGCCGCCCGAGGCGCTCGCGCTGCGACCGCACGAGGTCTGA
- a CDS encoding sulfotransferase family protein has product MTEQPRAIDEMNPDGVPRKVLFVAGAGRSGTSTLAGIVSRLGMHVPLPEVPPDDSNPRGFSEPQWVVDVHDEWLRESLVQVSDSRPEAWFDTGRICSREPARIRVTEWLEPHFEHHPELVVKDPRLSWFLGLWRVAAIRTGATPVFATMLRPPAEVVGSKQKYYANKLGSAHLAASWVNMLLHTERATRPAEGDGGRVFVRYEDLLSDWVRTTTALGHALDLQTIIHTRSDQIREVHRFIDPTLRRVTATLDDLALPRRLHELTGQTWEELNKLADEGGDTADAHATFDQLRAAYVDLYEESAAISRSTAEHARIQARRRALHEAAEAGGSRSLADRVPHDVRAAIPPSVRRGVRRALGRTRDEQ; this is encoded by the coding sequence GTGACCGAGCAGCCCAGAGCGATCGACGAGATGAACCCCGACGGTGTGCCGCGCAAGGTCCTCTTCGTCGCGGGCGCCGGCCGCAGCGGCACCAGCACGCTGGCCGGCATCGTGTCCCGGCTGGGCATGCACGTGCCGCTGCCCGAGGTGCCGCCCGACGACTCCAACCCGCGCGGCTTCAGCGAGCCGCAGTGGGTCGTCGACGTGCACGACGAGTGGCTGCGCGAGTCGCTGGTGCAGGTCAGCGACAGCCGGCCCGAGGCGTGGTTCGACACCGGGCGCATCTGCAGCCGCGAGCCCGCGCGGATCCGGGTCACCGAGTGGCTCGAGCCGCACTTCGAGCACCACCCCGAGCTGGTCGTCAAGGACCCGCGGCTGAGCTGGTTCCTCGGCCTGTGGCGCGTCGCCGCGATCCGCACCGGAGCCACGCCGGTCTTCGCCACCATGCTGCGCCCGCCCGCCGAGGTGGTCGGCTCCAAGCAGAAGTACTACGCCAACAAGCTCGGCTCGGCGCACCTGGCCGCCAGCTGGGTCAACATGCTGCTGCACACCGAGCGCGCCACCCGTCCGGCCGAGGGCGACGGCGGCCGCGTGTTCGTGCGCTACGAGGACCTGCTCAGCGACTGGGTGCGCACCACGACGGCGCTCGGCCACGCCCTCGACCTGCAGACGATCATCCACACCCGCAGCGACCAGATCCGCGAGGTGCACCGCTTCATCGACCCCACCCTGCGCCGGGTCACCGCCACGCTCGACGACCTCGCGCTGCCCCGGCGCCTGCACGAGCTGACCGGGCAGACGTGGGAGGAGCTCAACAAGCTGGCCGACGAGGGCGGCGACACCGCCGACGCGCACGCCACCTTCGATCAGCTGCGCGCCGCCTACGTCGACCTCTACGAGGAGTCCGCGGCCATCAGCCGCTCCACCGCCGAGCACGCCCGCATCCAGGCCCGCCGCCGGGCGCTGCACGAGGCCGCCGAGGCGGGCGGGTCGCGCTCGCTCGCCGACCGCGTGCCGCACGACGTACGCGCCGCGATCCCGCCGTCGGTGCGTCGCGGGGTGCGCCGGGCGCTCGGGCGCACCCGGGACGAGCAGTGA
- a CDS encoding glycosyltransferase produces the protein MTVPIGSGHGLTNLEGHTDFDLVWPWNRPGGLRPGATAVLRVKNEAPGLRFVLPPLLRACDHVLLVDNGSDDGTGEEALRVAAEHGLADRFTLEHYPFQVARAGAEHLSVNERSVHSLAYFYNWCFSHVRTRYSWKWDGDMVLTTEGEVSMADLSWQVGTAEAVIRVPRHGLYIESDQVAYLDLGLRNIEEWGFPMSPDYVYTKAPEWEIRTTPDRIESFALPQGLCVELKWLDGDEFAHWTDPESFATSIRNRRKRREWLVWNALHEGRVPEGVVRIEAPAGIHVVDHVTHEWLPRAPRPFVVDDPDHAKLHLRA, from the coding sequence GTGACCGTCCCGATCGGCTCCGGGCACGGCCTGACCAACCTCGAGGGCCACACCGACTTCGACCTCGTCTGGCCGTGGAACCGGCCGGGCGGGCTGCGGCCCGGCGCGACCGCGGTGCTGCGCGTCAAGAACGAGGCGCCCGGCCTCCGCTTCGTGCTGCCGCCGCTGCTGCGGGCCTGCGACCACGTGCTGCTGGTGGACAACGGGTCCGACGACGGCACCGGCGAGGAGGCGCTGCGCGTCGCGGCCGAGCACGGGCTCGCCGACCGCTTCACCCTGGAGCACTACCCCTTCCAGGTCGCGCGGGCCGGAGCCGAGCACCTCTCCGTCAACGAGCGCTCGGTGCACTCGCTGGCCTACTTCTACAACTGGTGCTTCTCCCACGTGCGCACCCGCTACTCCTGGAAGTGGGACGGCGACATGGTGCTCACCACCGAGGGCGAGGTCTCGATGGCCGACCTGTCGTGGCAGGTGGGCACGGCCGAGGCGGTCATCCGCGTGCCGCGGCACGGGCTCTACATCGAGTCCGACCAGGTGGCCTACCTCGACCTCGGCCTGCGCAACATCGAGGAGTGGGGCTTCCCGATGAGCCCCGACTACGTCTACACCAAGGCCCCGGAGTGGGAGATCCGCACGACGCCCGACCGCATCGAGTCGTTCGCGCTGCCGCAGGGGCTGTGCGTCGAGCTCAAGTGGCTCGACGGCGACGAGTTCGCCCACTGGACCGACCCCGAGTCGTTCGCCACCTCCATCCGCAATCGCCGCAAGCGCCGTGAGTGGCTGGTCTGGAACGCCCTGCACGAGGGCCGCGTGCCCGAGGGCGTCGTGCGGATCGAGGCGCCGGCGGGGATCCACGTGGTCGACCACGTCACCCACGAGTGGCTCCCGCGCGCGCCGCGCCCGTTCGTCGTCGACGACCCCGACCACGCCAAGCTGCACCTGCGCGCCTGA
- a CDS encoding DUF2520 domain-containing protein gives MTHDPVLRPVHRVGVIGAGRVGAVLAAALRSAGHEVVAAAGESDASRRRIHDLLPGVAVAKPTDVARASDLLLLTVPDDMLSNVVTMLVASGAVREGQVVAHTSGRHGLAVLEPARLVGARTIALHPAMTFTGTEVDLPRLAGCVFGVTAGADDRALTESIVADLGGRAMWVPEERRTLYHAGLAHGANHLVTLVAEAMEILSAAGADDPAATLRPLLTAALDNALEDGDAALTGPIVRGDVETVRAHLADLRATAPQTLTSYLAMAHATLDRAVTDGRLLPIRAAKMLRVLDDAAVPGAEAPHHQPR, from the coding sequence ATGACGCACGACCCTGTCCTCCGCCCGGTGCACCGGGTCGGGGTGATCGGCGCGGGACGCGTCGGCGCCGTCCTGGCCGCCGCCCTCCGCTCCGCCGGCCACGAGGTCGTCGCCGCCGCGGGCGAGTCCGACGCCTCCCGCCGTCGCATCCACGACCTGCTGCCGGGGGTCGCCGTCGCCAAGCCGACCGACGTCGCCCGAGCCAGCGACCTGCTGCTGCTCACCGTGCCCGACGACATGCTGTCCAACGTGGTGACCATGCTCGTGGCGAGCGGCGCCGTCCGCGAGGGACAGGTCGTGGCGCACACCAGCGGCCGCCACGGCCTCGCCGTGCTCGAGCCCGCCAGGCTGGTCGGTGCCCGCACCATCGCCCTCCACCCCGCCATGACCTTCACCGGCACCGAGGTCGACCTGCCCCGGCTGGCGGGCTGCGTCTTCGGCGTCACCGCCGGCGCGGACGACCGCGCCCTCACCGAGTCGATCGTCGCCGACCTCGGCGGACGCGCGATGTGGGTGCCCGAGGAGCGCCGCACGCTCTACCACGCGGGCCTCGCGCACGGGGCCAACCACCTCGTCACGCTGGTGGCGGAGGCGATGGAGATCCTCTCCGCCGCCGGGGCCGACGACCCGGCCGCGACCCTGCGGCCGCTGCTCACCGCCGCGCTCGACAACGCCCTCGAGGACGGCGACGCCGCCCTGACCGGGCCGATCGTGCGCGGCGACGTGGAGACCGTCCGCGCGCACCTCGCCGACCTCCGCGCCACCGCCCCTCAGACGCTCACGTCCTACCTCGCCATGGCCCACGCCACCCTCGACCGTGCGGTCACCGACGGCCGGCTGCTGCCCATCCGTGCGGCGAAGATGCTGCGCGTCCTCGACGACGCAGCCGTCCCGGGCGCCGAAGCCCCCCACCACCAGCCTCGATGA
- the panC gene encoding pantoate--beta-alanine ligase has translation MTTIPSLASTREELAGLLARARREGRRVAFVPTMGALHDGHASLMRTARAATDGPVVVSIFVNPMQFSPTEDLDRYPRTLDADLEVCAAEGVDVVFAPGVEEMYPGGFSHDSVHDGVTVAPGTLATILDGASRPGHFDGVLTVVAKLFGLVRPDVAVFGQKDYQQLVLVRRMVRDLAMGIDVVGAETVREPDGLALSSRNRYLDARERQAATALSRALLAARARAPYGVPAARWAAMSVLKAEPGLELDYLALTSPDLGEPPEMGEGRILVAARIGTTRLIDNMAITFDRVADGGPAAGTASAASTTT, from the coding sequence ATGACCACGATCCCCTCACTCGCGTCGACGCGCGAGGAGCTGGCCGGCCTGCTCGCGCGTGCCCGTCGAGAAGGCCGACGGGTGGCCTTCGTCCCCACCATGGGCGCCCTGCACGACGGCCACGCCAGCCTGATGCGTACGGCGCGGGCCGCCACGGACGGTCCCGTCGTGGTCAGCATCTTCGTCAACCCGATGCAGTTCTCCCCGACCGAGGACCTCGACCGCTACCCCCGCACGCTCGATGCCGACCTCGAGGTCTGCGCCGCGGAGGGCGTCGACGTCGTCTTCGCGCCCGGCGTGGAGGAGATGTATCCGGGCGGCTTCAGCCACGACTCGGTCCACGACGGCGTCACCGTCGCGCCCGGGACGCTGGCCACGATCCTCGACGGCGCCTCCCGCCCCGGCCACTTCGACGGCGTGCTGACGGTCGTGGCCAAGCTCTTCGGCCTGGTCCGCCCCGACGTCGCGGTGTTCGGCCAGAAGGACTACCAGCAGCTCGTGCTCGTGCGCCGGATGGTGCGCGACCTGGCAATGGGCATCGACGTGGTCGGGGCCGAGACGGTGCGCGAGCCCGACGGCCTGGCCCTCTCCAGCCGCAACCGCTACCTCGACGCCCGCGAGCGGCAGGCCGCCACCGCCCTCAGCCGGGCGCTCCTCGCCGCCCGGGCCCGCGCACCGTACGGCGTGCCTGCCGCGCGCTGGGCCGCGATGTCGGTCCTGAAGGCCGAGCCCGGGCTCGAGCTCGACTACCTCGCCCTGACCTCGCCCGACCTCGGTGAGCCGCCGGAGATGGGCGAGGGCCGGATCCTGGTCGCCGCCCGCATCGGCACCACCCGGCTGATCGACAACATGGCCATCACGTTCGACCGGGTCGCCGACGGCGGCCCTGCGGCGGGGACCGCGTCCGCGGCCTCGACCACCACCTGA
- the panD gene encoding aspartate 1-decarboxylase — MLRTMMKSKIHRATVTQADLHYVGSVTVDEDLLDAADLLPGELVHIVDVTNGARLETYTIAGERGSGVVGINGAAARLVHPGDTVILIGYGQMDTAEAKGLVPHVVFVDADNAIVATGHDPAETFGDPSLGRGDTIVA, encoded by the coding sequence GTGCTGCGCACGATGATGAAGTCCAAGATCCACCGCGCCACGGTCACCCAGGCCGACCTCCACTACGTCGGCTCGGTGACCGTCGACGAGGACCTGCTCGACGCCGCCGACCTGCTGCCGGGCGAGCTCGTCCACATCGTCGACGTCACCAACGGCGCCCGCCTGGAGACCTACACGATCGCCGGCGAGCGCGGCTCGGGAGTCGTCGGCATCAACGGGGCCGCGGCCCGGCTGGTGCACCCCGGCGACACCGTGATCCTCATCGGCTACGGGCAGATGGACACGGCCGAGGCGAAGGGGCTCGTGCCCCATGTGGTCTTCGTCGACGCCGACAACGCGATCGTGGCCACCGGCCACGACCCGGCCGAGACGTTCGGCGACCCGTCGCTGGGCCGCGGCGACACGATCGTCGCCTGA
- a CDS encoding L-aspartate oxidase, which produces MTSRRPVPGRLRAPAPGWTTRADVVVVGSGIAGLTAALRIHAADPALRLLVVTKDVLAAGSTQWAQGGIAAALGPGDTPDQHERDTLVAGAGACDADAVRVLVTEGPAAVHELIALGTRFDHHPGGELSLTREGGHHRDRIAHAGGDATGAEIQRALIAAVERAPAIEVVPHALAVDLLRAADGGVAGLTLHVLGEGQHDGVGAVLCRAVVLASGGLGQVFSQSTNPSVATGDGMALAMRAGARLRDLEFVQFHPTVMWLGPDSQGQQPLVSEAVRGEGAFLVDVDGVRFMAGQHELADLAPRDVVAKAITRRMIETGRPHVWLDARHLGAAFWQSRFPTILGVCRDHGVDPVTELIPVAPAQHYASGGVATDLWGRTSVPGLYATGEVACSGVHGANRLASNSLLEGLVFSRRIADVLPGELREGADPAPDERPAGLVPGERRRALQETMTSRVGVLRHAAGLAEALTLLGSLDDGEAEVGPPAWETTNLLTVSTALAEAAAVRAETRGSHWREDHPDRDDTRAGHVDAWLDPDGRVAVEWTAAPSTDPSTVPPTVPHPAEVPA; this is translated from the coding sequence ATGACCTCCCGCCGGCCGGTCCCGGGCCGCCTCCGCGCCCCGGCGCCGGGCTGGACGACCCGCGCCGACGTCGTCGTGGTCGGCTCCGGCATCGCGGGGCTCACCGCCGCTCTCCGCATCCACGCCGCCGACCCGGCGCTGCGCCTGCTCGTGGTGACCAAGGACGTCCTCGCGGCCGGGTCGACCCAGTGGGCCCAGGGCGGGATCGCCGCCGCGCTCGGCCCGGGGGACACTCCCGACCAGCACGAGCGCGACACCCTCGTCGCCGGGGCCGGCGCGTGCGACGCCGACGCCGTGCGCGTCCTGGTCACCGAGGGCCCCGCGGCCGTCCACGAGCTGATCGCGCTCGGCACCCGCTTCGACCACCATCCCGGCGGCGAGCTCTCGCTGACCCGCGAGGGCGGCCACCACCGCGACCGGATCGCCCACGCCGGCGGCGACGCCACGGGCGCGGAGATCCAGCGCGCCCTGATCGCCGCCGTCGAGCGCGCCCCGGCGATCGAGGTCGTCCCGCACGCGCTCGCGGTCGACCTGCTGCGCGCCGCCGACGGCGGCGTCGCCGGCCTGACCCTGCACGTCCTCGGCGAGGGCCAGCACGACGGCGTGGGGGCCGTCCTCTGCCGTGCCGTCGTGCTCGCCTCCGGCGGCCTGGGCCAGGTCTTCAGCCAGTCCACCAACCCCAGCGTGGCCACCGGCGACGGGATGGCGCTCGCGATGCGCGCGGGTGCCCGGCTGCGCGACCTGGAGTTCGTCCAGTTCCACCCCACCGTCATGTGGCTCGGCCCCGACTCCCAGGGCCAGCAGCCGCTGGTCTCCGAGGCGGTGCGCGGCGAGGGGGCGTTCCTGGTCGACGTCGACGGCGTGCGCTTCATGGCGGGCCAGCACGAGCTGGCCGACCTCGCGCCCCGCGACGTGGTCGCCAAGGCGATCACCCGCCGGATGATCGAGACCGGCCGCCCGCACGTGTGGCTCGACGCCCGCCACCTCGGCGCCGCGTTCTGGCAGAGCCGCTTCCCGACCATCCTCGGTGTGTGCCGCGACCACGGGGTCGACCCGGTCACCGAGCTGATCCCCGTGGCGCCCGCCCAGCACTACGCCTCCGGCGGCGTCGCGACCGACCTGTGGGGGCGTACGTCCGTCCCCGGGCTCTACGCCACCGGCGAGGTCGCCTGCTCCGGCGTGCACGGCGCCAACCGGCTGGCGTCCAACTCCCTGCTCGAGGGCCTGGTGTTCTCCCGCCGCATCGCCGACGTGCTGCCCGGCGAGCTGCGCGAGGGGGCCGATCCGGCGCCCGACGAGCGGCCGGCCGGCCTGGTCCCGGGCGAGCGCCGCCGAGCCCTGCAGGAGACGATGACGAGCCGCGTCGGGGTGCTGCGCCACGCCGCCGGCCTGGCCGAGGCGCTGACCCTGCTCGGCTCGCTGGACGACGGCGAGGCCGAGGTCGGCCCGCCCGCCTGGGAGACCACCAACCTGCTCACCGTCAGCACCGCGCTCGCCGAGGCCGCTGCGGTGCGCGCCGAGACCCGCGGCTCGCACTGGCGCGAGGACCACCCCGACCGCGACGACACCCGCGCCGGCCACGTCGACGCGTGGCTCGACCCCGACGGTCGCGTCGCGGTCGAGTGGACGGCGGCACCCTCCACCGATCCCTCCACCGTCCCCCCGACCGTTCCCCACCCCGCGGAGGTGCCGGCATGA